One genomic window of Candidatus Methylomirabilota bacterium includes the following:
- a CDS encoding lysylphosphatidylglycerol synthase domain-containing protein, translated as MRAFRTLLVAGGALGLLVLVYYVGAESVASALARITWWQFGLVCLLFGVNLAVDTLGWQYTLPRDRAPFHKLLAARCAGEAVNVLTALASVGGEAMKAWLLRFEIPYEESIPSLILAKTAEVIAQVLLLAVAIVAAVTVGTIGSPLLTAMGYLLVVEVIAVGGFLGVQLAGVVARAGRMLGPIGGNGLHHAQRLDEALRGFYRYEWRRFLLSVGSHFVGWMLGTVEALLILASLGLSGSLVIATVVEALWSSVRFATFFVPASLGPLEGANAAAFGVLGFTATAGLAFTLVRRARQVVWIAVGVVVLMAMRSTRSLGTRAPAAARSPQTGASRVREEIGAGPLGPSAAA; from the coding sequence CATCACCTGGTGGCAGTTCGGCCTCGTATGCCTCCTCTTCGGTGTCAACCTGGCGGTCGACACGCTGGGGTGGCAATACACCCTCCCGCGCGACCGGGCGCCGTTTCACAAGCTGCTGGCCGCCCGATGTGCGGGCGAGGCGGTCAATGTCCTCACCGCCCTGGCCTCTGTCGGGGGCGAGGCCATGAAGGCCTGGCTGCTGCGGTTCGAGATTCCCTACGAGGAAAGCATTCCGTCGCTGATCCTCGCGAAGACCGCGGAGGTGATCGCCCAGGTTCTGCTGCTCGCCGTCGCGATCGTGGCGGCCGTGACCGTGGGGACCATCGGGTCGCCGCTCCTCACCGCGATGGGCTACCTGCTCGTCGTCGAGGTGATCGCCGTCGGGGGCTTCCTGGGCGTGCAGCTGGCGGGGGTGGTCGCCAGGGCCGGCCGTATGCTCGGGCCGATCGGCGGCAACGGCCTCCATCACGCGCAGCGGCTGGACGAAGCCTTGCGCGGCTTCTATCGCTACGAGTGGCGGCGCTTTCTCCTGTCGGTCGGATCACACTTCGTGGGCTGGATGCTCGGGACGGTGGAAGCGCTCCTCATACTGGCCAGTCTGGGGCTGTCGGGGTCGCTGGTCATCGCCACGGTCGTCGAAGCCCTGTGGTCCAGCGTGCGCTTCGCCACGTTCTTCGTGCCGGCCAGCCTGGGCCCGCTCGAAGGAGCCAATGCGGCGGCCTTCGGGGTCCTCGGCTTCACCGCCACCGCCGGACTGGCCTTCACGCTCGTCCGCCGGGCCCGTCAGGTCGTGTGGATCGCCGTGGGGGTCGTGGTCCTGATGGCCATGCGTTCGACCCGCTCACTGGGCACGCGCGCGCCGGCCGCGGCTCGCTCGCCGCAGACCGGAGCGTCTCGGGTCCGTGAAGAGATCGGCGCGGGACCGCTAGGCCCGAGCGCCGCCGCGTAG